The following nucleotide sequence is from Stigmatopora argus isolate UIUO_Sarg chromosome 18, RoL_Sarg_1.0, whole genome shotgun sequence.
ATGGAGTACTTGGGGGCCAATAAGGTACCTGACCTCCAGAGGATGTTCCAGGTAATCATACCGTGCAACCAATACATACCGTGCAACCAATACTGCAAGAATTATTATCGAAGCCCagaaacattttgttttgtccCATTTTAGACGTCAGACGGCATCCCCATTCACCTGAAGAGAGGCTACCCAGACCGGCTACTTTACCGCACCACCATGGCCCTGACCGTAGGGGGCGCGCTCTACTGCCTGGTGGCCCTCTACATGGCCGCCCAGCCTAGAAAGTGACCGACGCCAACCCATCAGATTCTCACTTGACACTTTCTTTGGCAATGTTTTCCACCAGGCTGTTTGAATATCTTCAATATCTTCCcagcaaaacaacaaacattatTTTGACCTGTCGCCAATTTCTATGTGAATCCATCAATGAGCCTCTGTTTCTTTACCTCTTGgaaatttaaacaaaacaaataacagcACTCTCGGACAAACAGATTACAATGTCTAGTTTTCTTTTGTATGGAAAGtatatttaattgaataaaTTTTAGGTGAAAACAAAGCCGCTCGTCATTTCTTGGCTTGTTTCAGGGTTGACCTGAAAAAGCTTTCGAATTcatcattattttaaattgatAGTTAAACTGTAGTCTTACAAAAAGGCAGTCTTGAAGACAATTTGAACAAACATACAAAATGGTAGCATGTTTGTTCACATATTGATCATAAAATACTATCACCATTGTCCTTTCAATTGTATAAGTAGatggttaaaatatgttttatttttcattcattttctaaaccgcttaatcctcaatagggttgcgggggtgctggagcctatcccagctgactgggcCACTCACggacacacacccatacctaggggcaattttagagtgtccaaacaacctacaatgcatttttttggaatgtaggagtaAAGCGGAGTActaggagaaaacccacataggcctgggaggacatgcaaacgcaacacaggtgaaccgacctggatttgaacccaggaccccagagctgtgaggccgatgcgctaccCACTCtactttcatatttttatttttatgtatttttttcccagttttagCTAGGGGATGAGGGAAAATAATCTGATggcccaccaggcttataaagcagACCGCTGTTGACGCCGGGTGTCGTCAATGTGATATTGACGTTAATTCACCCGCTTTCATATTCCTGTTTTCCCTCAGGGCACGTGATGCAGCTTTAGAACAACAGTTGGTCTCTGATAAATTAACTTAGCGGCTCAGTCCTCAGTAAACAACACCTGTGTGTGGTAAATGTCACTTCTTATCTATGTGCTCGCATTTTCTGCCACTGGTCAATAGATTCGATTTTCCAGCAGCTAGCTTCAAGTAAAGTAAAGGGGAACATGTCCCAACTTGATTCTTACTCATTTAGCTTTCAATGTGTGTTTTGTTGAATAAAAGCTAAGGTGAGTCAGGATATGACGTTCGAAACTGAGTTCGTGTCGACAACATGCAGGCTGGCAAGATTTCAGGTCAAAGGTTAAAGTTATgtctgaatgatttttttttctggaggaaaCATGCGTGAGAGTAGACGCCGAGTGAGCAGTTTCGATTTGTCTTCATCTCATCAGTTTCACCCATCCTCCATTTTGTAAGGCTCTCACGTCATACTTCCTCTCCACTCCTTACACCTCATTGTCTGGCCGGGCCCACCGTTTGGTTGCGTTGGTCGTGTACTCCCCCCGGCTTCATTAACAGTCGgagtgtcgtgttaccgcacgGCAAACAGCTTGTCGTGCGGGGCTCCTGTCCTGCCACAACAAAAGGATGTCATTGTTATAGTGCTCGAGTGGGTTTTGGTGATGCAAGAGGGTTCATGAAGATAATGGCGTGTCATAGAAAGACAATAATGTAGCAAATATTGGGTTGGACTGAGTCTAAAATGAGCACTTTGAACAGAGAGAGCTGTTTTCCCATGTTGTTAAAAGGCATGGCATCTagggactttttttctgtctactCATAGAAAACATTATTGTCAAGTGAttgtaaagtgttttttttgagTCAGTAGTTttataaacaacaaaatgactgtaaaATGTCTCCTTCAAAagcaatgccatttttttcctgaaaaacacGACCATGAGTTTACCTTGAAAAACATGAACCAGGTTTAGGAAAGCCTGTTTTTCCCCTAAAACACAACTGTGTATACATCTATAGAAAAGCTTTTTATTCcctgaaaaaacacattgtatGTTCAGTAGGTAGGGTGTttccttaaaaagaaaaataatatataaatataggaaaaccatttttttaacaaaagactACATATATAGTTAGCCTTTTTTCTACAATaaaatgcccatgtatagtattaagtttatatatatatatatagtgtatctatatttatatatatatatatacatatatatgatatGTATATCATTtaatcttgtttaaaaaaaaatatacgtaCATGTTTTATTGTTTGGGGGTTCCCAAGATGGACATGTCCACAAATGTTCTTGTTGCTCAGAGTGcttttcaaaatttaaaattgtatcttgaaatgaccaaaattaCTACATTTTTCCACTTTCTGGGCTTTTGCAATCATTACCTCTTGGGACTTTTTTTGGCCTACCTGTCAAATGCCATCTTGCCAAGGTAAACTCGCTTCTGGGGCTGAGTCTGAAAAATTGttccctgcaaaaaaaaaatcatagccgCTCACTCCAGCCAACCTTGACGCTGGAAGCAGCAAATCTAAGGAGTGATAAATCACCTCCGCTCGCCCCCTGaacataatgaataaataacgtTTTCTGGCATCCATTAAGACGCTGGAGACGCCTGTCCACAAATCCATCTGCTCTGGGCCTGACACCTTTATGATGTAACCCCTTCTGTACGCACAtgcctaaaaatacatttaatggcACTAACACTGTGAGGTCAACTTGAATTTGCTGGGCATGTTGAGACATGGGAAATGTGGACTGTTATTTTTCGCATTTTGATTGGACGGCCATTGTAGCGAATAAGTTAAAAATGAGCAAATTTGGTCACTTAACAGTcaggattttaaaaaagcgCCTTCATTATAAGGCAGCTTCAGGTAGTATTAGAGTAGACCAGTACACATAGCTAATTTTATTtaaggaattaaaaaataattgatatttGTGTGTGGGGTCCCTCTAGTGGTTTACTTTGCTATGTAAAATTACAGTCAGGGTATACGTATATGTACTtagtacatacctgtcaacctctgccgacaactgcccttataaatgattatgattccccttacaaaccccccaaaaaaccttacaaacaccgtacgaatcgtacggtgtttgtaaggtttttttggggtttgtaaagggaatcataatcatttataagggcagttgtcggcagaggttgacaggtatgttagtATATGACAGCAGCAGATCCAAGCACATTCACCAGATACAACAAGCCAAGCAAGGCTTTTTATTCATGTAAAATTGActatacaaaataacaaggtgACTCAAATATAACCCTTGCGTTGTCCTTGTGTAGGGAATCCGAATAAATAACAGGAAAAAGTGAAAGGAGCGTATGGAGATCAGGTGGAAAATGAAACTGGCCGTCATTTACACTTGTAGGTGAGCTGCTTGCGATGGAAGTGGATGTAAGTGGGCGCCACCACGAGACCAGAGAGGAAACCTGACATTGCGCCAAGGCTGCACGAGATTGGCCAAGCCTGGGAAAAATATACACAAGTAAGGTAGTATTCCTATTATAATTtaaattgcccaaaaaaatcaacagaatgGAAGCAGCCTGGAAATTCaccccaaatcaataggaaatgatcccaaatttttgcaaaaagtgacctgtaagtaccctaaaatgaaaaGCGAGTGacgcaaaattaactcattgcctgccactgacaatgatagatgtccttTTGACAGACCAAAAGGAATTTTCTTGACATTCTGACATCAAACAAGAGCAGACAGACTGGTGACCTTAAATTTTAGGTGTAACTTGTCTCACCTGCCAAGGTCTGTTCCAGTCCAGGGGCATGGCGAAGGCACCAAACCAGGTGCCCAAACCCGTCAAGGCCACTGTAATCTGGAGGCAAGTGTCCCAAACAGACATAGCCCTGAAAAGCaggatgatttttatttttatttttaaatcagtcactgaatcttttttgttgttgttgtttttacggACCCATGTCGACTGAAAACCCGGATCCAAGCCTGGACGTTTGGGCCAAGCATGCAGAGGCAGCGGAGCGTGGTGAGTGAAGACAGCAGGACAGCCAGGGAAAAGGTCTCCATAGCCGAACTGCAAGACAGACATTTTGTGTCAAGGGTAAGCATTTTTTCCCAGactaattttgtgttttatatttcaaaatctttatatttaaattattaatcGCTGccttcccagaaaaaaatgaattggacgtctatcactgtcagtgacagcctatTTGTTCCAATTAGTACTCACTCTATTAGTGGAGCTCCATAGAGGACCAGCAAGGTGTGGAAGAACAAGCAGGACAGGAAGAAGTAAAAGCAGGAACGAATCAACCTGGACAGCTAcagcaaaaaacatgcaagtctTGTGATATGGCGGTTCTTAAGAACGATTATTGTTTGGTTTATTTTCGTGCGTTCTCTCACCTTGTATCCCAGCGAGTGCTTCCTAGTCGGCAGCGAGATGCCAAGCAACCAGAAGATGGCGACGGTGACCGTGGCCACGGCACCGGACACCGAGTAGATCCACAGCAGGTGGGTACCGTACAAGGAGAACCCCGGGACGAGAACGGCTAGCGCAACCGTAGCCACAAGCACCGAGGAGGCGGTGATGGCGTGGGCGCTCACCATCGCACGGATCTCGTGGTCCCACATCCCTGTCCACGGGGGGAAAACTGCAATGAAATAGTTTATAAACGTTGAATAAAGCACAAGAAAACAGTGACGAAACGCAAAGTGAGTTCTTTCGGTTCACTTCCGTAAATATGGAGTTGCACAGATTTcctccaatcacatttcagaggTTAGTCATACGACGTCATAACAACCGGGGGTTTTACCTTTTAGATTTTGGCACTGGttgaagtatatatttttttttgtgcagatAAAATTTTCCATGTTTAGATAAAtgaagtaataaataaaatctcTATAAATAAATTTCTTTTATGACAAAACCATTTGCCATCCCCTATTGTTGAAAGACACAACTGTCGACCAATCAAATTTCGCAGTCTCCTTCCCAGCGACCAACCAGATAGTTGACATCTGTATGGGGAATAATAAGGCATTCTCTTCTCTTCCCACTGTCCCACTAATATACTTATCTTTAACATTATATCTGTAACTAATACCCATATCATTAAATATGAGTCTATTTCAAACAGGAACAGTTGCTTTCATTTCAACACAGCTGTTAGCCAATTGCATTTTCGGATTTCACGGCATTTGCCCAATCAGGTTGGTTAACGTCATCATTACCGGATGTTTTGACAATAACAAGGCGATCTAGCTAGCGTCTGAAACGATAGGAAATCAGACAGTTAGCtttaatttaatcatttttaggACAGATCCCACCAGTAAGAATGGTTTGTGAAAAATGTAAGTTTTATATCACACATTATATAACACATTATTGTTGTCGAGCTGATTCTTGTTAGTTTAGCGTTCTCGTGAAATAACATGGCGACCATCTCCGTTTGATAGCTCGGCGTCACTAGTTCACGTATTTATCACAGTAATTTTACTCAAATGTCAACATTAGGCTTGTGATttattggttgtttgttttttcttcttttttctcagGCGAGAAGAAGCTTGGTAGAGTTATTACCCCGGACACGTGGAAGGACGGAGCACGGAATACGATAGGTATGAAGGTTACAAATGTATGTAGGTAGAAAACATAAGtaccaaaaatgaataaaaataaataaataaacggatAAAATAACGTAGTATGTAAGTATGGTGTAACATGCATACAATTCTATAGCTCTCATCCTTTTTTTTGGAAATACATTCACTAtcaattaatatatttattatgtaAAATTAAATGAGGAAAATCTACTGCGAATTTTGTGTCTTTTACTTTTGAAATTGACGAAAAATGTAGTCTCTTGTGGACTCCTCCCTGTGAAATGACATAAAAGATTGGTTTTTGGAACTCAAGCTAGTCATTTCACctaagataataaaaaaatatcctaaCTAAGTCATTTGGATGTGTTTTGGTCCTCAAATGGTGCAAAGATCCTTTGCTAATTCCATGTTTGATCTGCAACAACAGTAATTGAAATGTCTTTGCTGGTTGTCTTACAGTAGAGCGTTGTATTTATTCCTCTTTCACACAGACATCCACACGTCAATTCATTTGCCACACAGAATCTTTCCAGTTATGTGGACAGAATTGGTTTCCCTTAGTTTTAACCACAACAATCTCATCTTTCCTGCCTTTCATTTACAGAAAGGGTCAATGGCAATTCTATTATTTGAAACTAGtgatttctttgttgttgttttgttccaGAGAGTGGCGGCCGCAAACGCAATGAAAACAAGTTGCTGACGTCGAAGAAAGCCAGGTAAGTTTTCTGTCAAAACACCATCTTTTCAAGAATAAAGGATCTCATAACACatacattttgtatttacaattttcttcccagcgtttttaacattttttaaagattcatCCACTCTACGTATATCATACTTTCTAAAGGCAGATGTTTGCAAATATCTCAATTTGATCGATTATAAAGATCGCCATAAAGCTATACAAAAAAGTATAAATTCAGTTAGAGCACACAAATCAGAATATgaactgtttatttatttatatttttaaatacaagtttaagtctttttttcaatattctccaaaaaataaaaatgaaaataaaacggaatcatattttttcattaaaaagtaaaatagacatttaaaaatggaaaataaatatttcacgtgttttaaaaatagatcaaattaaatgttgcaatatatttttttataaaacataTTATTTATTTGCTCCCATTGACAGCAAAGGAAAGTATTTGCttaatctctctctttcttccaGGTTCGACCCATACAGCAAGTCCGGCTTCACCACGTGTCGTATCTGTAAGAGCTCGGTCCATCAGGTGGGCTCGCATTATTGCCAAGGCTGCGCTTACAAAAAAGGTCAGTAACTTGGGCATGGACTTTATCTCCTTTTTGCCTGAGGGAGAATATTTTAAGGCTCTTAACGCATTTTCCACGCGCTCGACCGCAAGTAAAAAAATGACGTGTAGAAAGCACACAAAGTTTCTCCCTTCCTATCTTCCTATTATGAACATAAAGAAATCAGCTTATTAACAGTGAGGTTGGGCAGATGAATCACTTTTAAATTATAATCAAAatttatttcaacttttttttcattttacattttgtacaatttttttttaaaaatccaccttgagttattttgtttatttttatttatgaaggctcatgtttcaatgccaCCGACTGCACAACATTTCGGTCTCTCGTTCTCTATGAATTTctgagtacagtggtacttctattttcggaattaattggttctagaacttgtttcataacttggattttttgttattatagAGGAATATTTTTCTTGGAATTTCTTTAATTCGTTGCACCGTCCGTAAAACAAAacgaccaactaaacccttggaaaatgatcaaagtgtcccaatttagtccaaggaaatgataagaaaatgatcTATATCTGtactaaaatgaataaaaagcatgcaaaaacattttgtatttgtgtAAGGAAGCTAACTTTAGCACATAAAGACacctaaacaacttcaaattattaattcccggagtacctggagaaaacccacgcaggtggactgacctggatttgaacccaggtcccccactatgaggccaacgtgctaaccactcagctgacgAGATGAGATATCGGAACAGTAATGAGCATGTCAAAGGATTTtgaaaagagccaacccgggagaagaaaggtatcaaaatttaaaacaaaattagaattaagtttagtataaggttagattaaattgatttttgagtgtctgcatcgtaatccaagttcatttaaatctgtttatgttatgaaacgagcgtgttgccctGCAAAAGTGCCCCCCCCTctctgccccccccccctctctgtccgtctctctctctctctctctctctctctcccccttcaaaatccgtataattttagtactattaaacacattttagtaatattaaaccactagttatgtgttactttgttaatagatggcgaattagaagaaatacaacttttttccaatccaatatcctgtttttggtgttttttcagagggttggaacaaattaatttgtttttagttcatttcaatgggaaacgttcattctaGTTACGAGAATATCATCATACGAgctcggaacgaattaagctcgtatcttgacgtaccactgtacatgcatTGGTTATATTTTCATTTCCTCCCATGCTCCTGTTTTTGTTCCCCTTAGGAATCTGCGCCATGTGCGGCAAGAAGGTCCTCGACACCACAAACTACAAGCAGACATCAGTGTGACTGCGCCCGATTGGTTTGCGTCTCAAAATGCCCGCTAATGtcatgtttccattttttttctctagcgCATGGTTAGCTGTAATTTTAGTCGTTGTTAACAAGTTCTGATTTTGTGTTTGGTTTGATAATTTTGTGTAATCTATGTGAGTGAATCCTCAATTCCCCCCAAATTTTACAACATGCAATTCAATAAACAAATTGGTGCTGTCCTATAAAAAACACCACATTTTGCATGTGTTTCCACATATTTTGTTTTGCTGGGATAGAGGAAAAATGGAAATCACTACTTTAAGGTGGGTTATTTGGGTACTGCGATCATGGTGGTGTAAGAAATGTTAATTCGCCCCTCCCAatctgaatggattggacgcctaaacTCTAGTTTCCGAAAGAACACCaaacaaagcattcaattcatattttttactttttatttgggtaaataatgaccaaaaaaaagcaaaatacatcAGGTTGATACGTTTTAGTTTTCTTCCTTTAACACAGAAATGACAGTTTATATCTTACAAATAGCTTATGTTACAAACACTTGAGTATTTACTTTtatgtaaataataatattaataataataataataataatacggaAGCAAGAACGGCTTTAAACAATACCCCATGGTAAAAGACTATCATTGCACTTTCTTTTATAAAGATGACATCATAATTATAATATACTTAATAGAAATATTAAGGCACGTGGAAtcacagtgatttttttttcaaatcgtcAAAGCAATGGCAGTGACATTTTTTCAGGGTTTGGTGAGTTTGAGCTGTGTCGAAGTGGTCTCAGTGCTTTATGAGGGTTAGGAATTCCTCACGGGTTTGGGGGCAGTCCAGGTAGACCCCCAACATGGTGCT
It contains:
- the cox7a2l gene encoding cytochrome c oxidase subunit 7A2-like, mitochondrial, which gives rise to MYYKFSGITQKLAGSSPSTAYAPQGLRAITPAESSPLIFASPTKVVSEAKPGMEYLGANKVPDLQRMFQTSDGIPIHLKRGYPDRLLYRTTMALTVGGALYCLVALYMAAQPRK
- the pigf gene encoding phosphatidylinositol-glycan biosynthesis class F protein — its product is MWDHEIRAMVSAHAITASSVLVATVALAVLVPGFSLYGTHLLWIYSVSGAVATVTVAIFWLLGISLPTRKHSLGYKLSRLIRSCFYFFLSCLFFHTLLVLYGAPLIDSAMETFSLAVLLSSLTTLRCLCMLGPNVQAWIRVFSRHGAMSVWDTCLQITVALTGLGTWFGAFAMPLDWNRPWQAWPISCSLGAMSGFLSGLVVAPTYIHFHRKQLTYKCK
- the cript gene encoding cysteine-rich PDZ-binding protein, whose product is MVCEKCEKKLGRVITPDTWKDGARNTIESGGRKRNENKLLTSKKARFDPYSKSGFTTCRICKSSVHQVGSHYCQGCAYKKGICAMCGKKVLDTTNYKQTSV